From Deinococcus yavapaiensis KR-236, one genomic window encodes:
- a CDS encoding SDR family oxidoreductase, with the protein MSKVWFITGASRGFGEAFARAALERGDRVAGTARRVEDLEGLRAFGDAFLPLHLDVTDRAADIAAVQQAHAHFGALDVVVNNAGYGHFGFFEEITEEEARAQMETNLFGAMWVTQAAVPIMRAQGRGHIVQISSIGGVGAFPSLGIYHASKWALEGMSEALAQEVAGQGIKVTLVEPGSYGTDWSGSSATRSTPNPLYDGFRQAMAQRAGQMTYGDAKQAAQALLKVVDSENPPLRILFGAQAFDIAQGVYASRVQTWKAWEDVSRNA; encoded by the coding sequence ATGTCGAAAGTTTGGTTCATCACGGGTGCTTCGCGCGGTTTTGGAGAAGCCTTTGCTCGCGCCGCCCTGGAGCGCGGCGACCGCGTCGCCGGTACCGCCCGCCGAGTGGAAGACCTCGAAGGGCTGCGTGCCTTCGGAGACGCGTTCCTGCCCTTGCATCTCGATGTCACCGACCGCGCTGCCGATATCGCCGCCGTGCAGCAAGCCCACGCGCACTTCGGGGCGCTCGACGTCGTTGTCAACAACGCCGGGTACGGCCACTTCGGGTTCTTCGAGGAAATCACCGAGGAGGAAGCGCGCGCCCAAATGGAGACGAACCTGTTCGGCGCGATGTGGGTGACGCAAGCGGCCGTGCCCATCATGCGCGCGCAGGGACGTGGGCACATCGTTCAGATTTCGAGCATCGGCGGCGTCGGCGCTTTCCCGAGCTTGGGCATCTACCACGCTTCCAAGTGGGCCCTCGAAGGCATGAGCGAGGCGCTCGCGCAGGAAGTCGCCGGGCAGGGCATTAAGGTGACGCTCGTGGAACCCGGCTCCTACGGCACAGACTGGTCAGGCAGCTCCGCGACGCGGTCCACGCCCAACCCGCTGTACGACGGGTTCCGGCAGGCCATGGCGCAAAGGGCGGGTCAGATGACCTACGGAGATGCGAAGCAGGCGGCGCAGGCGCTGCTGAAGGTGGTGGACAGCGAGAACCCGCCGTTGCGTATCCTGTTCGGCGCGCAGGCCTTCGACATCGCGCAGGGCGTGTACGCGAGCCGTGTGCAGACCTGGAAGGCCTGGGAGGACGTCTCTCGGAACGCCTGA
- a CDS encoding TetR/AcrR family transcriptional regulator — MEEKTALGRRERKKLDTWRAIRHAALQLIAERGYANVSLDDIANAADVSRATLFNYFRSKEAILFDPDPEERDRWVAFMASRPADEAVWVSLEAFFLDYTGGYETKLRLQKQLQQDVPVRGAAGQDASARLTAFLTDWLRARLAAQGHDPEDAAFLLGVAFTAMSTAFARWNLNQDFAVFHDLIHRGFARVGRGLLTSP, encoded by the coding sequence GTGGAGGAAAAGACGGCCCTTGGACGACGCGAGCGCAAGAAGCTCGACACCTGGCGTGCCATCCGGCACGCCGCCCTGCAGCTGATTGCTGAACGCGGGTACGCCAACGTCAGCCTCGACGACATCGCCAACGCCGCCGACGTCTCCCGCGCGACTCTCTTCAACTACTTCCGCTCCAAGGAAGCCATCCTCTTCGATCCTGACCCGGAAGAGCGCGACCGTTGGGTGGCCTTCATGGCCTCACGCCCCGCCGACGAGGCCGTATGGGTGTCGCTCGAAGCGTTCTTCCTCGACTACACAGGCGGCTACGAAACCAAGCTCCGACTTCAGAAGCAGCTGCAACAGGACGTTCCCGTCCGTGGGGCGGCCGGTCAAGACGCCAGCGCGCGCCTCACCGCCTTCCTCACCGACTGGCTCCGCGCCCGCCTCGCCGCACAAGGTCACGACCCCGAGGACGCCGCCTTTCTGCTGGGCGTGGCCTTCACCGCCATGAGCACCGCCTTCGCCCGTTGGAACCTCAACCAGGACTTCGCCGTCTTTCACGACTTGATCCATCGAGGCTTCGCCCGCGTCGGACGCGGCCTCCTTACTTCCCCCTGA
- a CDS encoding AbrB/MazE/SpoVT family DNA-binding domain-containing protein — translation MTDLTVHEIKMTDQGRIVVPQKLRRDLDFDATTRLVMYRDGDRLILERKGDARQRLSTLATLLAIDTDDQESAPHDVSGEVES, via the coding sequence ATGACGGACCTCACCGTGCACGAAATAAAGATGACCGACCAAGGGCGCATCGTCGTGCCACAAAAACTTCGACGTGACCTCGACTTCGACGCGACCACCCGACTCGTGATGTACCGAGACGGCGACCGCCTCATCCTCGAACGCAAAGGCGACGCGCGCCAACGACTCAGCACACTTGCGACCCTGCTCGCGATCGACACCGACGATCAGGAGAGCGCTCCACATGACGTTTCAGGCGAGGTCGAGTCATAA